A genome region from Scleropages formosus chromosome 6, fSclFor1.1, whole genome shotgun sequence includes the following:
- the cox5ba gene encoding cytochrome c oxidase subunit 5B, mitochondrial produces the protein MAARLLLRSAVRAATASQAAPALALRRHMATGGIPTDEEQATGMEKMVMQAMKEGTDPYSMLKPKSYAGSKQDPHLVPSINNKRIVGCVCEEDNTSIVWFWLHAGEPQRCPACGAHYKLVPHELPH, from the exons ATGGCAGCAAGGTTACTGCTGAGGTCTGCGGTCCGCGCAGCTACCGCCAGTCAGGCAGCACCGGCTCTGGCTCTTCGTCGACACATGGCCACCggag GCATTCCCACTGATGAGGAGCAGGCCACCGGCATGGAAAAGATGGTCATGCAGGCCATGAAGGAGGGCACA GACCCTTACAGCATGCTGAAGCCCAAGTCATATGCTGGGTCCAAACAGGACCCCCACCTGGTGCCATCCATCAACAACAAAAGGATTGTGGgctgtgtct GTGAGGAGGACAACACATCCATAGTGTGGTTCTGGCTGCATGCTGGTGAACCTCAGAGGTGCCCGGCCTGTGGTGCCCACTATAAGCTGGTGCCCCACGAGCTGCCGCACTGA
- the dbnla gene encoding drebrin-like a — translation MAVNLSKNGPELTAAYREVVDEKSGTNWVLFTYEGNTNDIRLAEKGEGGLEELVEELNSGKVMYGFCRVKDPNSGLPKYVLINWTGEGVKDARKGQCANHVSTIANFLKGAHVTVNARAEEDVEPESIMQKVAKASGANYSFHKESSRFRDTGPQGPVGSVYQKTNAMSEIKKTNKDNFWAQTEKDEEKRQEEERRKAELERQRLDQERKAREAKEAQERECRDKKRAIQIEQQKKFQQQQEVESRDQQRNQLEEQEKEFQASQKKGFNRGESVAKASEAASVISQRSMNPRDLFQQRERDATPDSTAVSSQPGRLRSPFLSKQLSDSEPSGLPLHQASPLCQASPEPAPLISCVTPPEPCMEEPPRNQAEAVPVECWKETPPEFPAQEGVPQEEEDLYESMPEDAVYEEPPQAASVEDNATDQGICARALYDYQAADDTEISFDPDEIITGIEMIDEGWWRGYAPDGSFGMFPANYVDLL, via the exons ATGGCGGTGAACCTGAGCAAGAACGGGCCGGAGCTCACGGCCGCCTACCGGGAGGTGGTGGATGAGAAGTCGGGCACCAACTG GGTGCTGTTCACCTATGAGGGAAATACCAATGACATCCGGCTGGCGGAGAAGGGAG agggaggtctggaggaGCTCGTGGAGGAGCTCAACAGTGGGAAGGTCATGTATGGCTTCTGCCGTGTCAAAGACCCAAACTCCGGACTGCCCAAATACGTCCTTATCAACTGG ACTGGTGAAGGGGTCAAGGATGCCAGGAAAGGGCAGTGTGCCAACCACGTGAGCACCATAGCCAACTTCCTGAAG GGAGCCCACGTGACCGTCAATGCCCGTGCGGAGGAGGATGTGGAGCCGGAGTCCATCATGCAGAAGGTGGCTAAGGCATCAGGGGCCAACTACAGTTTCCATAAAGAGTCCAGCCGCTTCCGGGACACTGGCCCCCAGGGCCCTGTG GGCTCCGTCTACCAGAAGACCAATGCCATGTCCGAGATCAAGAAGACCAACAAAGACAACTTCTGGGCTCAGACTGag AAAGATGAAGAGAagcggcaggaggaggagcgcagGAAGGCAGAGCTGGAAAGGCAGCGACTGGACCAGGAACGCAAGGCCCGGGAGGCCAAGGAGGCCCAGGAGAGGGAGTGTCGCGACAAGAAACGGGCCATTCAGATTGAACAGCAAAA GAAATTCCagcaacagcaggaagtggagaGCAGAGACCAGCAGAGAAACCAGTTG gaagagcaggagaaggagttTCAGGCCTCTCAGAAGAAAGGCTTTAACCGTGGAGAATCTGTAGCCAAAGCCAGT GAGGCAGCCTCTGTGATCTCTCAGCGCTCGATGAACCCCAGGGACCTGTttcaacagagagagagggatgcAACACCAGACAGCACCGCTGTCAGTTCCCAGCCAG GGCGGTTGCGTAGCCCCTTTCTCTCCAAGCAGCTCAGTGACTCTGAACCATCAGGCTTGCCCCTGCACCAAGCTTCACCTTTGTGCCAAGCCTCACCAGAGCCGGCCCCGCTGATCTCCTGTGTCACACCGCCAG AGCCCTGTATGGAGGAGCCCCCCAGGAACCAGGCAGAAGCTGTTCCAGTAGAGTGCTGGAAAG AGACTCCCCCAGAGTTCCCTGCACAGGAGGGAGTGccacaggaggaggaagacctATATGAATCTATGCCAGAAGATGCCGTTTATGAGGAACCACCCCAG GCTGCATCAGTGGAGGACAATGCCACAGACCAGGGCATCTGTGCGCGGGCACTCTACGATTACCAGGCTG CTGATGACACTGAGATCTCCTTTGACCCTGACGAGATCATCACAGGGATCGAGATGATTGATGAGGGCTGGTGGCGAGGCTATGCACCAGATGGTAGCTTTGGAATGTTCCCAGCCAACTACGTGGACCTCCTCTAA